A window from Salvelinus fontinalis isolate EN_2023a chromosome 8, ASM2944872v1, whole genome shotgun sequence encodes these proteins:
- the LOC129860317 gene encoding myoD family inhibitor domain-containing protein 2-like, giving the protein MTTQPRTSKNEPDHVKTGRDQSPFLEGDVSRPTNSGVMSSNTVVVSGVRRLSTISEHEPDKVDTDLSSQDPMGGREWGGSSFSLCSNKHINNSSDRFSSFESHQPDAGDDCAAILLACLYCRFYDIVVMVPDTCERAVSRCFPSFKYLNASREQERGSGWCNCNLELDCSCCNSCQEGAELLELAMEISEVCYR; this is encoded by the exons ATGACCACACAACCAAGGACCTCTAAAAATGAACCAGATCATGTCAAGACGGGAAGGGACCAGAGTCCTTTTCTGGAGG GAGACGTGTCTCGGCCTACAAATTCTGGGGTGATGAGCAGCAACACGGTTGTGGTGAGTGGAGTGCGGAGGCTGAGCACCATCTCAGAGCACGAACCAGACAAGGTAGATACTGACCTCAGCTCTCAGGATCCCATGGGAGGCCGGGAGTGGGGCGGATCCAGTTTCTCACTGTGTTCCAACAAGCACATCAACAACAGTAGCGACCGCTTCTCCTCCTTCGAATCCCATCAGCCTGACGCCGGGG ATGATTGTGCTGCCATTCTGCTGGCCTGCCTTTACTGCCGGTTCTATGACATCGTAGTCATGGTGCCAGACACATGTGAGAGAGCTGTAAGCCGCTGTTTCCCCTCGTTCAAATACCTCAACGCGTCCAGGGAGCAGGAGCGGGGCAGTGGCTGGTGCAACTGCAACTTAGAACTGGACTGCAGCTGCTGCAACTCCTGTCAAGAGGGAGCCGAGTTACTGGAACTCGCCATGGAGATCTCTGAAGTCTGCTACCGATGA